Proteins found in one Takifugu rubripes chromosome 17, fTakRub1.2, whole genome shotgun sequence genomic segment:
- the LOC105417721 gene encoding pistil-specific extensin-like protein isoform X1 has product MRTTQTPPPPPPPGINQSRKLPPTPRPSHAAIPYSLCPPVQETSPPLEALYGDPALSSTTPGQSPPQLKEEHDVGPPHSIEATGPVQETDPAPQTQVRSEEEESAG; this is encoded by the exons ATGCGG ACGACCCAGACGCctccgcctccacctcctccgggGATAAACCAGTCCAGGAAACTCCCGCCGACGCCGCGCCCCAGCCATGCTGCCATACCCTACTCTTTATGCCCTCCTGTTCAAGAGACCAGCCCCCCCCTGGAGGCTCTGTACGGG GATCCTGCGCTCAGCTCAACCACGCCGGGGCAAAGTCCACCCCAGCTGAAGGAGGAACACGACGTCGGCCCCCCTCATAGTATAGAGGCAACGGGTCCGGTGCAGGAGACCGACCCCGCGCCGCAGACACAG GTGAGaagtgaggaagaagagtcGGCAGGATGA
- the LOC105417721 gene encoding pistil-specific extensin-like protein isoform X2 produces MTTQTPPPPPPPGINQSRKLPPTPRPSHAAIPYSLCPPVQETSPPLEALYGDPALSSTTPGQSPPQLKEEHDVGPPHSIEATGPVQETDPAPQTQVRSEEEESAG; encoded by the exons ATG ACGACCCAGACGCctccgcctccacctcctccgggGATAAACCAGTCCAGGAAACTCCCGCCGACGCCGCGCCCCAGCCATGCTGCCATACCCTACTCTTTATGCCCTCCTGTTCAAGAGACCAGCCCCCCCCTGGAGGCTCTGTACGGG GATCCTGCGCTCAGCTCAACCACGCCGGGGCAAAGTCCACCCCAGCTGAAGGAGGAACACGACGTCGGCCCCCCTCATAGTATAGAGGCAACGGGTCCGGTGCAGGAGACCGACCCCGCGCCGCAGACACAG GTGAGaagtgaggaagaagagtcGGCAGGATGA
- the rnf11a gene encoding RING finger protein 11a, whose product MGNCLFPQGADDQSLLNESEGGSLPGEAAHRESSGPLPVYHPNPGEPRLACHLTEEEQVRIAQRIGLIQHLPRGIYEPGADPSYKKVEECVICMMDFEYSDPIRFLPCLHIYHVDCIDPWLMRSFTCPSCMEPVDAALLSSYETN is encoded by the exons ATGGGGAACTGTCTGTTTCCGCAGGGTGCCGATGACCAGTCGCTGCTGAACGAGTCCGAGGGGGGCAGTCTGCCCGGAGAGGCCGCCCACCGG GAGAGCAGCGGCCCCCTCCCCGTGTACCACCCCAACCCAGGGGAGCCGCGCCTGGCCTGCCACCTGaccgaggaggagcaggtccgCATCGCCCAGCGGATCGGGCTCATCCAGCACCTGCCCAGAGGCATCTACGAGCCGGGCGCCGATCCCTCCTACAAGAAAGTGGAAGA GTGCGTGATCTGCATGATGGATTTTGAGTACAGCGATCCCATCCGGTTCCTGCCGTGCCTCCACATCTACCACGTGGACTGCATCGACCCCTGGCTGATGCGCTCCTTCACCTGCCCCTCCTGCATGGAGCCGGTGGACGCAGCCTTGCTCTCCTCTTACGAAACCAACTGA
- the hmox1a gene encoding heme oxygenase: MEADKKTTAQTESNRDLSEQIKKVTKDVHVRAESTELMLSFQRGQVTLQQYKLLLCSLYEIYLALEEEMDRNCDHPSVAPIYFPAELARLATIEKDLEFFFGPDWREKIVVPAATERYCHRIRQIGQENPEYLIAHAYTRYLGDLSGGQVLGRIAQKSMKLGGSEGLSFFAFPGVSSPNLFKRLYRSRMNSVELTEEQRSAVLQEALGAFEFNIQVFEDLQKMLNVTENKPGVGTPRSRPATTLQVGGSMIQTNPLFRMVLGLCLALATVSIGLYAL; encoded by the exons ATGGAAGCAGACAAAAAGACCACAGCACAAACTGAGTCCAACAG GGACCTGTCGGAGCAGATCAAAAAGGTCACCAAGGACGTTCACGTCCGAGCAGAGAGCACTGAACTCATGCTGAGCTTCCAGAGGGGGCAGGTCACCCTGCAGCAGTACAAG ctgctcctgtgcTCGCTCTATGAGATCTACCTGGCactggaggaagagatggaCAGAAACTGCGACCATCCGAGCGTCGCTCCGATTTACTTCCCAGCCGAACTCGCCAGGCTGGCGACCATCGAGAAAGACTTGGAGTTCTTTTTTGGCCCGGACTGGCGGGAGAAGATCGTCGTCCCCGCAGCCACCGAGCGATACTGCCACCGCATCAGACAG ATCGGGCAGGAGAACCCCGAGTACCTGATCGCCCACGCTTACACCCGCTACCTGGGCGACCTGTCGGGAGGGCAGGTGCTAGGTCGGATCGCCCAGAAATCCATGAAGCTGGGCGGCAGCGAGGGCCTGTCCTTCTTCGCCTTCCCCGGCGTCTCCAGCCCCAACCTGTTCAAACGGCTGTACCGCAGCAGGATGAACAGCGTGGAGCTGACGGAGGAGCAGCGGAGCGCGGTGCTGCAGGAGGCCCTGGGGGCCTTCGAGTTCAACATTCAG GTCTTTGAGGATTTGCAGAAAATGCTGAACGTGACGGAAAACAAGCCTGGCGTGGGGACGCCGCGGTCCAGGCCCGCCACCACGCTGCAGGTCGGGGGGTCCATGATCCAAACAAACCCGCTCTTCAGGATGGTGCTGGGGCTGTGTCTGGCTCTGGCTACAGTCAGTATTGGACTCTATGCTCTCTAG
- the LOC101074140 gene encoding uncharacterized protein, which produces MSGHRTGSPYGSWGPEVRLVLLGNIGCGKTTSADTILGQLSPVSVSSSRSCQLRSGTFDQRNVRLVEAPRWYWSGGKMEESVRKETQRAVTLVAPSLHAVLLLVPVNQFTEMDSQVPAELQELFGEEVLGHTIVLLTCGDYLMRLKAEEYLQKQPPGLRGLIAQCGGRYHVFNNRQQQNREQVQQLLEKVDSMVRESGEFHIKTDQERQLEKRVKERKQELMEEYRAQKEQRKESKASQHLGDAKPHSSSDGPEECSSDGPEECSSDGPEECTTSMDRERNGMEAGAGLSHVHNRLYADHQPASPYEREVTSSPSPRLKSGGALLSQKPEVKPPPSQTGHYRFSGAEDGPSEVSLTSSSQLLVFSSSTSSPSSSATSSSSSSSFPTVSSAPELRLVLLGRSGSGKSTAGNVILGQEEFKTLPESLTAVTKACEKKRNVVEGRRVAVVDTPDWFNSERTPDEVRAEISACVTLSSPGPHVFLFCVPLDQPAKTELQALAALESVFGPEAVQKHTIVLFTHADQLKESKSGGGVEAYIAGQRGDLLKLVEKCRDRFHVLEWGSDLQHQNNVSQLLENVEQTVQEAGGQCYSCPAFQEAEDRVRQRQMEIVRERKRNEVEEEGRADVRQLGSQRRVLHPYLQPLAEAEEEEVKEDEIEKTRDEAEMSVKAVNIESLPPVSLSHLSPSLVQSVMEKMQPCAQHFYKLVSNGAGSVGSGATRVKNSPVWATVGSRAQNIQKMVAESPVWERVGSSAGQMSKLVGDRVPKVVVESSAWVGSGAKAAAASPVWGKVGSGAKLVADGSVRVGAGIGAGAKTVAQSPLWGKMGSGAKAGAKMVAESSVWEKAGNAARRVPVVVMLGALLGLVLGVFLGGAVGGAAGAAAGSAVTEVGRRKLSSRSASGGRDGTADGVSEAGSKSMNSVVQKGGKVLKSE; this is translated from the exons ATGAGTGGACACAGGACAGGGAGTCCCTATGGGTCCTGGGGGCCCGAGGTGAGGCTCGTCCTGCTGGGAAACATCGGATGTGGCAAGACGACGTCGGCAGACACCATCCTGGGTCAGCTGTCCCCCGTCTCtgtcagcagctccaggagctgccAGCTTCGGAGCGGGACATTCGATCAGAGGAACGTCAGGCTTGTGGAGGCACCGAGGTGGTACTGGTCTGGAGGCAAGATGGAGGAGAGCGTTAGGAAGGAGACGCAGAGGGCAGTGACCCTGGTAGCACCAAGCCTTCATGCCGTTCTCCTGCTGGTGCCTGTCAACCAGTTCACAGAG ATGGACAGTCAGgtgcctgcagagctgcaggagctgtttGGGGAGGAGGTTCTGGGTCACACCATAGTCCTGCTGACCTGTGGAGACTATTTAATGAGATTGAAAGCAGAG GAATACCTGCAGAAACAACCCCCAGGGCTAAGAGGGCTGATTGCTCAGTGTGGGGGGAGGTACCATGTCTTCAACAACcgtcagcagcagaacaggGAGCAGGTGCAGCAACTGCTGGAGAAG GTGGACAGCATGGTGAGGGAAAGTGGAGAATTCCACATCAAAACAGACCAGGAACGGCAGCTGGAAAAAAGAGTGaaggagagaaaacaagagCTTATGGAGGAATACAGAGCTCAAAAGGAGCAGCGAAAAGAGAGCAAAGCTTCTCAACACCTCGGTGATGCCAAACCACACAGCAGTAGTGATGGACCAGAGGAGTGCAGTAGTGATGGACCAGAGGAGTGCAGTAGTGATGGACCAGAGGAGTGCACCACCTCCATGGACAGAGAAAGGAATGGGATGGAGGCCGGAGCAGGTCTGAGCCATGTGCACAACCGACTTTATGCCGACCATCAGCCAGCGTCTCCTTATGAGAGGGAGGTGACCAGCAGCCCCAGTCCCAGACTGAAGTCAG gaGGAGCTCTTCTCTCCCAAAAACCTGAAGTGAAACCACCTCCGAGCCAGACGG GCCATTATCGATTCAGCGGTGCTGAAGATGGACCCTCAGAGGTGTCGCTGACTTCATCTTCTCAGCTCCTTGtgttctcctcttccacctcctcaccatcttcatcagccacctcctcctcctcatcctcttccttccccaCTGTCTCATCCGCTCCGGAGTTAcgcctggtgctgctggggcgATCTGGATCAGGAAAAAGCACAGCTGGCAACGTCATATTGGGGCAGGAGGAGTTCAAGACCCTCCCCGAAAGCCTCACTGCCGTCACTAAGGCCTGTGAGAAAAAGAGGAATGTGGTAGAAGGAAGACGG GTGGCGGTGGTGGACACCCCAGACTGGTTCAACTCGGAGAGAACTCCAGACGAGGTGCGGGCCGAGATCTCCGCCTGCGTGACTCTGTCCAGTCCCGGTCCTCACGTATTCCTCTTCTGCGTCCCCTTAGACCAGCCTGCAAAGACTGAGCTGCAGGCTCTGGCAGCTTTGGAGTCCGTTTTTGGCCCCGAAGCTGTTCAGAAACACACGATTGTTCTGTTCACTCACGCCGACCaactgaaggagagcaagagcGGCGGTGGTGTGGAGGCGTACATTGCCGGTCAGCGGGGGGATCTGTTAAAGCTTGTGGAGAAGTGCAGGGACAGGTTTCATGTGCTGGAGTGGGGAAGTGATCTGCAGCATCAAAATAACGTGTCTCAGCTGTTGGAGAACGTGGAGCAGACGGTGCAGGAAGCTGGTGGACAGTGCTACTCCTGTCCCGCTTTTCAGGAGGCCGAGGACAGGGTcaggcagagacagatggagatagtcagagagagaaagaggaatgaAGTAGAGGAAGAGGGGCGAGCAGATGTCAGGCAGCTCGGCTCTCAGAGGCGTGTCCTCCATCCCTACTTGCAGCCGCTGGCTgaggcagaagaagaggaagtaaAAGAGGACGAGATCGAGAAAACGAGGGACGAGGCGGAGATGAGTGTTAAAGCGGTAAATATCGAGAGCCTCCCTCCCGTCTCACTGTCACACCTGTCCCCCTCCCTCGTTCAGTCCGTCATGGAGAAAATGCAGCCTTGTGCTCAACATTTCTACAAGCTCGTGTCCAACGGTGCTGGAAGCGTCGGCAGCGGCGCGACAAGGGTGAAGAATAGCCCCGTGTGGGCAACAGTGGGGAGCAGAGCGCAGAACATCCAGAAGATGGTGGCTGAAAGCCCCGTGTGGGAGAGGGTGGGGTCAAGCGCCGGTCAGATGTCCAAACTAGTGGGAGACAGAGTTCCCAAGGTGGTGGTCGAGAGTTCTGCCTGGGTCGGATCTGGAGCCAAGGCAGCAGCGGCCAGTCCCGTCTGGGGGAAAGTCGGGTCGGGGGCCAAACTGGTAGCGGACGGCTCGGTGCGGGTCGGAGCAGGGATCGGCGCCGGTGCAAAGACGGTGGCACAGAGCCCATTGTGGGGGAAGATGGGGTCCGGGGCCAAAGCGGGGGCCAAGATGGTAGCCGAGAGTTCGGTGTGGGAGAAAGCTGGAAATGCTGCTCGGCGGGTGCCCGTGGTCGTCATGCTGGGCGCGCTGCTGGGTCTGGTGCTTGGCGTCTTTCTGGGCGGTGCTGTCGGCGGAGCGGCGGGGGCGGCTGCTGGATCGGCTGTGACTGAGGTGGGGAGACGGAAGCTGAGCAGCAGAAGCGCGTCGGGGGGGAGGGACGGCACCGCGGACGGCGTGAGCGAGGCGGGGAGCAAAAGCATGAACTCTGTGGTACAAAAAGGAGGGAAAGTGTTAAAAAGTGAATGA